In one window of Paludisphaera rhizosphaerae DNA:
- a CDS encoding DNA topoisomerase IB, whose translation MSTNLLEEPAQAAKAAGLLYVSDEKPGIARKRSGKAFRYFDAEGKPVRDDETLARIKSLAIPPAWVDVWICSSDRGHIQATGRDEKGRKQYRYHPRWREVRDDAKYGRMTAFGLALPQIRKATDADLKLDGMPRRKVLAAVVQLLERSLIRVGNEEYARTNKSFGLTTMRNRHVEVEGATIEFQFKGKSGVKHRISIRDRRLARVVARCQDLPGQELFTYLDDDGEPQHVGSADVNDYLREVSGADFTAKDFRTWAGTVLASLALQEFEAFDSDAQAKRNVVQAVERVAERLGNTPSVCRKCYVHPAVLDAYLEGSMLDALRTRTDREMKKSIGDLKPEEAAVLALLQNRLAREDAGRKRA comes from the coding sequence ATGAGCACGAACCTCCTGGAAGAGCCGGCCCAGGCCGCGAAGGCGGCGGGGCTGCTGTACGTCAGCGACGAGAAGCCGGGGATCGCTCGCAAGCGATCCGGCAAGGCGTTCCGATATTTCGACGCCGAGGGGAAGCCCGTCCGTGACGATGAGACGCTGGCGCGGATCAAGTCGCTGGCGATCCCCCCCGCGTGGGTCGACGTCTGGATCTGCTCGTCCGATCGGGGACACATTCAGGCCACGGGCCGCGACGAGAAAGGGAGGAAGCAGTACCGTTACCACCCGCGCTGGCGAGAGGTCCGCGACGACGCCAAGTACGGCCGGATGACGGCCTTCGGGCTGGCCTTGCCACAGATCCGCAAGGCGACGGACGCCGACTTGAAGCTCGACGGCATGCCCCGGCGCAAGGTGCTGGCGGCCGTCGTGCAACTCCTGGAGCGGTCATTGATCCGTGTGGGCAACGAGGAATACGCCAGGACCAACAAGTCGTTCGGCCTGACCACCATGCGGAACCGCCACGTCGAAGTCGAAGGTGCGACGATCGAGTTCCAGTTCAAGGGAAAGAGCGGGGTTAAGCATCGGATTTCGATCCGCGACCGTCGCCTCGCCCGGGTCGTCGCCCGCTGCCAGGACCTGCCGGGGCAGGAGCTGTTCACCTACCTCGACGACGACGGCGAACCGCAACACGTCGGCTCGGCCGACGTGAACGACTACCTCCGCGAAGTCTCCGGCGCCGACTTCACCGCCAAGGACTTCCGCACCTGGGCGGGGACCGTGCTGGCCTCGCTGGCCCTCCAGGAGTTCGAGGCTTTCGACAGCGACGCCCAGGCCAAGCGGAACGTCGTCCAGGCCGTGGAACGCGTGGCCGAGAGGCTCGGCAACACGCCCAGCGTCTGCCGCAAGTGCTACGTCCACCCAGCGGTGCTCGATGCCTACCTGGAAGGCTCCATGCTCGACGCCCTCCGCACCCGGACTGATCGCGAGATGAAGAAGTCGATCGGCGACCTCAAGCCCGAGGAAGCCGCCGTCTTGGCCCTCCTCCAGAATCGCCTCGCTCGCGAAGACGCCGGCCGCAAGCGGGCGTGA
- a CDS encoding MFS transporter yields MARSYVMLAVVAGVVVAIHAIVYGRFLAAVRQACRAAQNHGLPDWLPAQVERVRGRASRFILGGAVVAIVAAFLRIATDSPWSLAAASFAAGFNAVAFFVEYAGFVALRRLRAEIQARASRPAEAPAPSPHDPEPMSI; encoded by the coding sequence ATGGCTCGGTCGTATGTGATGCTGGCGGTGGTGGCAGGGGTGGTGGTCGCGATCCATGCGATCGTCTACGGCCGTTTCCTGGCCGCCGTGAGGCAAGCCTGCAGGGCCGCCCAAAACCACGGCCTCCCCGACTGGCTCCCCGCCCAGGTGGAACGCGTCCGGGGACGGGCCTCGCGGTTCATCCTCGGCGGGGCGGTCGTCGCGATCGTCGCGGCGTTTCTGAGGATCGCGACGGACTCTCCCTGGAGCCTGGCGGCGGCGAGCTTCGCGGCTGGGTTCAACGCCGTCGCCTTCTTCGTCGAGTACGCCGGCTTCGTCGCCCTCCGCCGCCTCCGCGCCGAAATCCAGGCCCGCGCCTCCCGCCCCGCTGAGGCCCCCGCCCCATCTCCGCACGACCCGGAACCGATGTCGATATGA
- a CDS encoding MFS transporter produces MSEATTVEANPSQTPSSAPSSSRSPLGLVVLIVLIDLLGFSLVMPLLGPLGERFGLGGWRTGLLFAAFPICQLIAGPILGRLSDRHGRRPVLVFSQLGTAISFVILGLARDFPTLLIGRMLDGLSGGNIMVAQAYVADVTRPEDRARGMGMIGMAFGLGFVLGPLIGGLLLELPVGPEWSHRVPFLAAAVFSFLALGLVIAKLPESLPSGSAPRQQARVLSWRGLADVVRLEGVAPLAVLAFLSILAWATLEGTFAVFLQRRMNWTTRSAAYAFAAAGFVSALVQGGLIRTLVTKFGEIRLILAGGVLGALGFALAASISGASVLPLAAAIVLMAVGSGLLAPSITGLLSRITPASEQGAVFGALTSIQTVARIASYLTANVLLERVSLSTPYAIAAGVYAIVVLLAVAAAPRLADALRRSALQ; encoded by the coding sequence ATGAGCGAAGCAACGACCGTGGAAGCGAACCCCTCGCAGACACCCTCCTCCGCCCCGTCTTCGTCCCGCTCGCCGCTGGGTCTGGTGGTTTTGATCGTCCTGATCGACCTGCTGGGCTTCTCGCTGGTGATGCCGCTGCTGGGGCCGTTGGGCGAGCGCTTCGGCCTGGGGGGCTGGCGGACGGGCCTGTTGTTCGCCGCTTTCCCCATCTGCCAGCTCATCGCAGGGCCGATTCTGGGGCGACTCAGCGACCGTCACGGCCGACGGCCTGTGCTCGTCTTCAGCCAGCTCGGGACGGCGATCTCGTTCGTGATCCTCGGCCTGGCTCGAGACTTCCCGACGCTCCTGATCGGTCGGATGCTCGACGGCCTTTCCGGCGGCAACATCATGGTCGCGCAGGCGTACGTCGCCGACGTGACACGCCCCGAGGACCGCGCCCGCGGGATGGGGATGATCGGCATGGCCTTCGGCCTGGGGTTCGTGCTGGGGCCGTTGATCGGCGGGCTCCTGCTAGAGTTGCCGGTCGGGCCTGAGTGGTCGCATCGCGTGCCGTTCCTGGCGGCAGCGGTTTTCTCGTTCCTCGCCCTGGGGCTGGTGATCGCCAAACTCCCCGAGAGCCTCCCCTCCGGCTCCGCGCCCCGGCAGCAGGCTCGGGTGCTCTCCTGGCGAGGGCTGGCGGACGTCGTCCGGCTGGAAGGGGTCGCCCCGCTGGCGGTTTTGGCGTTCCTGTCGATCCTGGCCTGGGCGACGCTGGAGGGGACGTTCGCCGTCTTCCTGCAGCGTCGGATGAACTGGACCACGCGATCAGCGGCCTATGCGTTTGCGGCGGCCGGCTTTGTCTCGGCGCTCGTTCAGGGGGGCCTGATCCGGACATTGGTCACGAAGTTCGGCGAAATCCGCCTGATCCTGGCCGGCGGCGTGCTGGGGGCCCTGGGGTTCGCCCTGGCTGCTTCAATCTCCGGCGCGAGCGTCTTGCCGCTGGCCGCGGCGATCGTCCTGATGGCCGTCGGTTCAGGCTTGCTCGCACCTTCGATCACCGGCCTGCTCTCGCGGATCACCCCGGCGAGCGAGCAAGGGGCGGTTTTCGGAGCCCTGACCTCGATCCAGACCGTCGCCCGGATCGCCAGCTACCTGACGGCCAACGTTCTGCTGGAACGGGTTTCGCTCTCCACGCCCTATGCCATCGCGGCCGGCGTTTATGCGATTGTGGTTCTGCTGGCCGTTGCAGCAGCCCCCCGGCTGGCCGACGCCCTCAGGCGATCAGCCCTCCAATGA
- a CDS encoding serine hydrolase: MLRSTRLFVLAAITCSYLLVLPASAQQATPEALAGLDAYVEAGMKEWQLPGLAIAVVKDGKVVYSRGFGVRETGKSEPVTERTLFAMASNSKAFTATALGMLVDEKRLRWDDKVCDKLPEFQLADAAATRALTVRDLLCHRVGLGTWQGDLIWYGSDRSIPEVLERVKFLKPDYEFRDRYAYCNLTFLAAGELLKRVSGDSWNTFVERRLFGPIGMNRSSTSIRALEGQEDVARPHTLVDGKVAAIPYRNLDNCGPAGGINSCVRDWARWMMMQLDDGEIEGSRVVPASVIRETHAPQNLVRPTSPVQRELFPSSHFFAYGLGWFMQDYLGRMVLSHGGGMDGMLSLTVLVPEEKLGVVVLSNYDEQQFYRALPFRVVDAFLKAEPRRDWSAELMKRHRDNEAKEKEAEAKKTAETSTTPRPPLELSRYCGTYRSPALGVATVALKDGKLHIEVERNTALRGELKPKDGDLFEAHWSDVFFKTSPVPFRLDAAGSPVELRFAVRPDFVDPEIYVFTRAR, translated from the coding sequence ATGCTGCGCTCAACACGGCTTTTCGTGCTGGCGGCGATCACGTGTTCCTATCTGCTTGTACTTCCGGCGAGCGCTCAGCAGGCGACGCCCGAGGCGCTGGCGGGGCTGGACGCTTACGTCGAAGCCGGGATGAAAGAGTGGCAACTCCCCGGCCTGGCGATCGCCGTGGTGAAGGACGGCAAGGTGGTCTACTCGCGAGGTTTCGGCGTCCGCGAGACCGGCAAGAGCGAGCCGGTCACCGAGCGGACGCTCTTCGCGATGGCGTCGAATTCCAAGGCGTTCACAGCCACGGCGCTCGGGATGCTGGTCGACGAGAAGCGGCTGCGGTGGGACGACAAGGTCTGCGACAAGCTGCCAGAATTCCAGCTCGCCGACGCCGCCGCGACGCGGGCCCTCACCGTCCGCGACCTGCTGTGCCACCGGGTTGGGCTGGGGACGTGGCAGGGGGACCTGATCTGGTACGGCTCGGACCGGTCGATCCCCGAGGTGCTGGAACGCGTCAAGTTTCTCAAACCCGATTATGAATTCCGCGACCGCTACGCGTATTGCAACTTAACGTTCCTCGCAGCCGGCGAATTGCTCAAGCGGGTCTCGGGCGATTCGTGGAATACGTTCGTGGAGCGCCGGCTCTTCGGGCCGATCGGAATGAATCGCAGCAGTACGTCGATCCGGGCGCTCGAGGGCCAGGAGGACGTCGCTCGGCCCCATACGCTGGTCGACGGCAAGGTCGCGGCGATCCCGTACCGCAACCTGGACAACTGCGGACCCGCCGGCGGGATCAACTCCTGCGTTCGCGACTGGGCGCGATGGATGATGATGCAGCTCGACGATGGCGAGATCGAAGGGTCCCGGGTCGTGCCGGCCTCCGTGATCCGCGAGACCCATGCTCCCCAGAACCTCGTCCGACCGACGTCCCCGGTGCAGCGGGAACTGTTCCCCTCGTCGCACTTCTTCGCGTACGGGCTGGGGTGGTTCATGCAGGATTACCTGGGCCGCATGGTCCTCTCGCACGGCGGCGGGATGGACGGCATGCTCTCGCTGACGGTCCTCGTGCCCGAGGAGAAGCTGGGGGTCGTGGTCCTGTCCAACTACGACGAGCAGCAGTTCTACCGCGCCCTGCCGTTCCGGGTGGTCGACGCCTTCCTGAAGGCGGAGCCTCGCCGGGACTGGAGCGCGGAGCTGATGAAGCGTCACCGCGACAACGAGGCGAAGGAGAAAGAGGCTGAGGCCAAGAAGACGGCCGAGACCTCCACGACGCCCCGGCCGCCGCTGGAACTTTCGCGATACTGCGGAACATACCGCAGCCCGGCCCTGGGCGTTGCGACCGTCGCCCTGAAAGACGGCAAGCTGCACATTGAGGTCGAGCGGAACACCGCGCTGCGCGGCGAACTGAAGCCGAAGGACGGCGACCTCTTCGAGGCCCACTGGTCGGACGTCTTCTTCAAGACCAGCCCCGTCCCGTTCCGCCTCGACGCCGCCGGATCGCCCGTCGAACTGCGGTTCGCCGTCCGACCAGATTTCGTCGACCCGGAGATTTATGTGTTCACTCGGGCGCGATAA
- a CDS encoding carboxypeptidase M32 has translation MDERRLYEEVTSRIREAALLGSCAAVLGWDEQTYMPTGGVGLRGEQAALLAGIQHDRATAPRIGEVLDSLQDAPIAQGDSAEAANLRQIRRDYERRKALPKSLVEELARTTSTAQHEWVIARRDVDFERFRPWLDRILELKRQESACRRVCLVGRHACSTNEQPSDAAATIYDPLLDDYEPGARTAELRVVFGEIREGLTPLVAAIAEARKRGVGSDGALLRRSFPVERQRMLAESAAAAVGFDFERGRLDVTAHPFCTGIGPGDVRITTKYDERKFDDAFFSVLHEVGHGLYEQGLPDAAWGSPLGEAVSLGVHESQSRLWENFVGRGRPFWTYWFPIARRTFHDSLQGASLDGFLAAVNRVEPSLIRIQADEVTYNLHIIIRFELELALISGELNTADLPAAWADKYAETLGVRPSNVAEGCLQDVHWSAGLFGYFPTYSLGNVYAAQLFAKATADLPGLEDELAKGDASALLAWLRDKIHRHGRRYEPTELIERAVGGPIDAKPLLTHLQRRYGGLYGV, from the coding sequence ATGGACGAGCGACGGCTTTACGAGGAGGTGACGTCCAGAATCCGCGAGGCCGCCTTGCTTGGCTCGTGCGCAGCCGTTCTGGGCTGGGACGAACAGACTTACATGCCCACCGGCGGCGTCGGTCTTCGGGGAGAGCAGGCGGCTCTTCTGGCTGGCATCCAGCACGATCGGGCGACCGCCCCCCGCATCGGCGAAGTCCTGGACTCCCTTCAGGATGCGCCGATCGCCCAGGGCGACTCCGCCGAAGCTGCCAACCTTCGCCAGATCCGCCGCGATTACGAACGTCGAAAGGCCCTCCCCAAATCGCTCGTCGAGGAGTTGGCTCGAACCACCTCAACCGCCCAGCATGAATGGGTGATCGCCCGCCGTGATGTTGACTTCGAGCGGTTTCGACCATGGCTCGATCGCATTTTGGAGCTCAAACGTCAGGAATCGGCGTGCAGGCGAGTATGCCTTGTGGGCAGGCATGCTTGTTCAACAAACGAGCAACCCTCCGACGCTGCAGCAACAATTTACGACCCTCTGCTCGACGATTATGAGCCTGGTGCGAGGACGGCCGAGCTTCGTGTTGTTTTTGGCGAAATTCGCGAAGGCCTGACACCGCTCGTCGCCGCCATCGCGGAGGCGCGAAAGCGCGGGGTCGGAAGCGACGGGGCGTTGCTGCGGCGATCGTTCCCGGTCGAGCGCCAGCGGATGCTCGCCGAATCGGCGGCCGCCGCCGTGGGGTTCGATTTTGAACGCGGCCGGCTCGATGTGACGGCCCACCCATTCTGCACGGGGATCGGTCCCGGGGACGTCCGGATCACGACGAAGTACGACGAGAGGAAGTTCGACGACGCCTTCTTCAGCGTGCTCCACGAGGTCGGCCATGGCCTTTATGAGCAGGGCCTCCCCGACGCCGCCTGGGGCTCGCCGCTCGGCGAGGCGGTATCGTTAGGCGTGCATGAATCGCAGTCGCGGCTCTGGGAGAACTTTGTCGGCCGCGGTCGTCCTTTCTGGACGTACTGGTTCCCGATCGCCCGTCGCACCTTCCACGACTCGCTCCAGGGCGCCTCGCTCGACGGATTCCTCGCCGCGGTCAATCGGGTGGAGCCCTCGCTCATCCGGATCCAGGCCGACGAGGTGACGTACAACCTCCACATCATCATTCGCTTTGAACTTGAGCTGGCCCTGATCAGCGGCGAGTTGAACACCGCCGACCTCCCCGCAGCGTGGGCCGACAAGTACGCCGAGACGCTGGGCGTGAGGCCGTCGAACGTCGCCGAGGGCTGCCTGCAGGACGTCCACTGGTCGGCCGGTTTGTTCGGGTATTTCCCGACCTACTCGCTGGGGAACGTCTACGCCGCGCAGTTGTTCGCGAAGGCGACCGCCGACCTGCCGGGCCTGGAAGACGAACTCGCGAAGGGCGACGCCTCCGCGCTGCTGGCCTGGCTCCGCGACAAAATCCACCGCCACGGCCGCCGTTATGAGCCGACCGAACTGATCGAGCGCGCCGTCGGCGGCCCGATCGACGCCAAGCCGTTGCTGACCCACCTGCAGAGGCGGTACGGCGGACTCTACGGCGTCTGA
- a CDS encoding PEP-CTERM sorting domain-containing protein, translating to MKVRKAPFSAALIATILATGAAQGGPISNSPSLSASLPADLERILASSPVRVDLAAANIAPGSIPTPVTGESDRAPEPAAMGLLGLGISGVVALRRLRKLFF from the coding sequence ATGAAGGTCCGCAAGGCCCCGTTCTCGGCCGCGTTGATCGCCACGATTCTGGCCACGGGAGCCGCTCAGGGCGGCCCAATCTCGAATTCCCCCTCCCTCTCGGCTTCCCTCCCGGCCGACCTGGAGCGTATCCTGGCGTCGTCGCCTGTAAGGGTCGACCTCGCCGCCGCGAACATCGCTCCCGGTTCGATTCCGACGCCCGTAACGGGCGAATCCGACCGCGCCCCCGAGCCGGCCGCCATGGGTCTTTTGGGACTCGGCATCAGTGGAGTCGTCGCCCTGCGAAGGCTCCGCAAGCTGTTCTTCTGA
- a CDS encoding phage/plasmid primase, P4 family, translating into MTTPADTPLNGPHPRSVDLASWLSRKGQPLRPAPLSAPRPSPPNTDRTRRAAAYLKTLPPAVSGQKGHCRTFRAACILIKGFDLSSAEARSILEDWNRACDPPWSDRELEHKLKEADKAPDDRPRGWLLTEGSTSTQSSSIGRKDRSHPTVANRDVNIGSEYPPSPPTCTNGIAEEEGGSRTNPHRLARLFLSRRFTHSGGIGLRYWGDSFHRWDGSCYRYFPTGELRAVLAQELAEEFRRIETADREHAEEEARSGRSNRTARPPVASPVTTRMVSDVIQALAGLTLVPLAETPSRPSWIDAGVDQSAGEDSEEGPSARWWCDLSAWPAGELIAARNALVHPPSFVTGAACMARPSPRYFNAFALDYDFDPEAPAPRAWIAFLQQVWPNDPDSIAALQEWFGYLLTSETRFQKILMMIGPKRSGRGTIARVLKALAGSENVVSPTLSTLGRPFGLSVLIDKPVAVFPDARLSNRPDNAAIVESLLSISGEDDQAIDRKHQSAWTGKLPTRFVLISNELPRLRDSSRALSSRLIMLRFTRSFYGAEDLGLYPRLKAELPGILLWAFEGWRRLQLRGRFLQPESGRPLLESMDELASPVAVFLADCCVVEPGATVSAGELYEEWRTWCRRHGREAVGDEQALGRDLLAVIPGLTKDRRRVGGTRSVYYYGVRLGTAASGTGNPTPA; encoded by the coding sequence ATGACGACCCCAGCCGATACACCGCTGAACGGCCCTCACCCTCGATCGGTCGACCTGGCCAGTTGGCTTTCTCGCAAAGGCCAGCCCCTTCGGCCTGCGCCCCTCTCCGCACCTCGGCCGTCGCCGCCGAACACGGACCGGACTCGTCGAGCGGCCGCCTACCTGAAGACGCTTCCGCCGGCCGTCTCCGGCCAGAAGGGACATTGCCGAACCTTCCGAGCCGCCTGCATCCTGATCAAGGGCTTCGACCTCTCCAGCGCTGAGGCCCGGTCCATCCTGGAGGACTGGAACCGCGCCTGCGATCCTCCCTGGTCGGACCGTGAGTTGGAGCACAAGCTCAAGGAAGCCGACAAGGCCCCCGACGACCGCCCCCGCGGCTGGCTGCTCACCGAAGGTTCAACTTCGACGCAAAGTTCCAGCATCGGTCGGAAGGACCGCTCTCATCCCACCGTTGCAAACAGAGACGTCAATATTGGTTCGGAATACCCCCCATCGCCGCCGACTTGCACAAACGGGATAGCCGAAGAAGAGGGAGGCTCGCGGACCAACCCACATCGCCTGGCGCGGCTGTTCCTATCGCGACGGTTCACACATTCGGGAGGAATCGGTCTGCGATACTGGGGAGACTCGTTCCACCGCTGGGACGGGTCGTGTTATCGGTACTTTCCCACCGGCGAGTTGCGGGCCGTGCTCGCCCAGGAACTGGCCGAGGAGTTTCGCCGAATCGAAACCGCCGACCGCGAGCACGCCGAGGAGGAGGCTCGCTCCGGACGGTCGAATCGGACGGCCCGCCCCCCCGTCGCCTCGCCGGTGACGACCCGGATGGTGAGCGACGTTATCCAGGCCCTGGCCGGCCTGACGCTGGTTCCACTCGCCGAAACACCGTCGCGGCCCTCCTGGATCGACGCAGGCGTCGACCAGTCCGCAGGGGAGGATTCGGAAGAGGGCCCGAGCGCGCGTTGGTGGTGCGATCTCTCGGCGTGGCCGGCGGGCGAGTTGATCGCGGCCCGGAACGCGCTGGTGCATCCGCCGTCGTTCGTCACCGGGGCCGCGTGCATGGCCAGGCCGTCGCCGAGGTACTTCAACGCCTTCGCCCTCGACTACGACTTCGATCCCGAAGCCCCCGCGCCGCGAGCCTGGATTGCATTTCTGCAACAGGTCTGGCCGAACGACCCGGATTCGATCGCGGCCTTGCAGGAGTGGTTTGGCTACTTGCTAACGTCGGAGACGCGGTTTCAGAAGATCCTGATGATGATCGGACCGAAGCGGTCGGGCCGCGGCACGATCGCGCGGGTGCTGAAGGCGCTGGCGGGATCGGAGAACGTCGTCAGCCCAACGCTCTCAACGCTGGGGCGACCGTTCGGGTTGTCGGTGCTCATCGACAAGCCGGTGGCCGTGTTCCCGGACGCGCGGCTCTCCAACCGGCCGGACAACGCGGCGATCGTGGAATCGCTCCTCTCGATCAGCGGCGAGGACGACCAGGCGATCGACCGCAAGCACCAGTCGGCCTGGACGGGGAAACTGCCGACGAGGTTCGTGCTGATCTCCAACGAACTTCCGCGACTCCGCGATTCCAGCCGAGCCCTCTCAAGCCGCCTGATCATGCTGCGCTTCACACGCTCTTTTTATGGTGCCGAGGATCTCGGCCTGTACCCACGCTTGAAGGCTGAGTTGCCGGGAATTTTGCTCTGGGCCTTTGAAGGCTGGCGGCGGCTTCAGCTGCGGGGCCGTTTCTTGCAGCCGGAATCGGGCCGGCCGCTGCTGGAATCGATGGACGAGTTGGCGAGCCCCGTGGCCGTCTTCCTGGCCGACTGCTGCGTCGTCGAACCCGGCGCGACGGTCTCGGCGGGCGAACTCTACGAGGAGTGGCGGACCTGGTGCCGGCGACACGGCCGGGAAGCGGTCGGCGACGAGCAGGCGCTGGGCCGCGACCTCCTCGCCGTGATCCCCGGCCTCACCAAGGACCGGCGTCGCGTCGGCGGGACTCGGTCCGTTTACTATTACGGGGTTCGGCTGGGCACTGCTGCCTCTGGCACCGGCAATCCGACTCCCGCCTGA
- a CDS encoding sigma-70 family RNA polymerase sigma factor, with translation MNREYAHRTQARAVRPRKQRRPDARGPLHQEASLLTAAEEVELAARIKQGDSTARDRLIMANLRLVMSIANGYRGADCPGLEHDDLVQEGNLGLMRAAQDFDPETHDARFATYASYWIHHHIQRALAEQGSVVKFPYYLVLLRRRHEKARERILERRIADRAASGSIEPTLEEVAEEMGVEMKRLKYLHNAQIELRSCSPATPEDDASQDESLAIDMPPERPLEVAETMQRLHAAIRKLSLLESWVVRRRYRLDETIEEFLAEAEGRRRSDSGNGPPGRRTNALDPAGRRTFCELAREIGRPRCQVRAAEASALAKLLQMIDPEGIETALDRVEPTARGSIIKKRRTA, from the coding sequence ATGAATCGCGAGTACGCCCACCGCACCCAAGCCCGCGCCGTTCGTCCCCGGAAACAGCGCCGGCCCGACGCACGAGGCCCGCTCCATCAGGAAGCCTCATTGTTGACGGCGGCGGAAGAAGTCGAACTGGCCGCCCGGATCAAACAGGGCGACTCCACGGCCCGCGACCGCCTGATCATGGCGAACCTTCGCCTCGTGATGAGCATCGCCAACGGGTACCGCGGCGCTGATTGCCCGGGCCTCGAACACGACGACCTCGTCCAGGAAGGGAACCTCGGCCTGATGCGGGCCGCCCAGGACTTCGACCCGGAAACCCATGACGCCCGGTTCGCGACCTACGCCTCTTACTGGATCCACCATCACATTCAGCGCGCGCTCGCAGAGCAGGGGTCGGTCGTCAAGTTCCCCTATTACCTCGTCCTCCTCCGCCGCCGCCACGAGAAGGCCCGCGAACGGATCCTGGAAAGGCGCATCGCCGACCGCGCGGCGAGCGGCTCCATCGAGCCGACCCTGGAAGAGGTCGCCGAAGAGATGGGCGTGGAGATGAAGCGGCTGAAGTACCTGCACAATGCGCAGATCGAGCTTCGTTCTTGCTCCCCGGCCACGCCCGAGGACGACGCCTCCCAGGACGAGTCGCTGGCCATCGATATGCCCCCCGAACGCCCCCTGGAAGTGGCCGAGACGATGCAACGGCTGCACGCCGCCATCCGAAAGCTGAGCCTCCTGGAATCCTGGGTCGTCCGTCGCCGCTACCGCCTGGACGAGACGATCGAAGAGTTCCTCGCCGAAGCCGAGGGGCGCCGGCGGAGCGACAGCGGCAATGGACCCCCCGGTCGGAGGACGAACGCCCTCGATCCTGCCGGTCGGCGGACCTTCTGCGAACTCGCCCGCGAGATCGGCCGCCCTCGCTGCCAGGTCCGCGCGGCCGAAGCCTCAGCACTGGCCAAGCTCCTCCAGATGATCGACCCCGAGGGAATCGAGACCGCCCTGGACCGCGTCGAACCCACCGCCCGTGGTTCGATCATCAAGAAGCGCCGCACCGCCTGA
- a CDS encoding pentapeptide repeat-containing protein: protein MAIHTLSRRWRTGPLAVVQAESLSRAVELTAGAGVPLAYADLPGIQAPRASLTGVDLRGADLTGADLREADLKAADLRGADLRNADLRGADLRNARFPKADLRGVRLTGARLDGAVLDWRSAAFAVELLRRDPGCRGEALTLAFELALEADDRPYAWLRAIVARRGLVDWAASVLGRAIVPGDDAPEILRKLAADVEPETTSPPSVQPTGSLYWTRRR, encoded by the coding sequence ATGGCCATCCATACCTTGTCGCGACGCTGGCGGACCGGCCCGCTCGCCGTGGTCCAGGCCGAGAGCCTGAGCCGGGCCGTCGAGCTGACGGCGGGCGCCGGCGTCCCGCTGGCCTACGCCGACCTCCCCGGCATCCAGGCGCCGCGAGCCTCGCTCACGGGAGTCGACCTCCGCGGCGCCGACCTGACCGGAGCTGACCTCCGCGAGGCGGATCTCAAGGCCGCCGACCTCCGCGGCGCCGACCTCCGCAACGCTGACCTTCGCGGGGCCGACCTCCGCAACGCCCGCTTCCCGAAGGCCGACCTCCGGGGCGTCCGACTGACCGGAGCCCGCCTCGACGGCGCCGTCCTCGACTGGCGTTCCGCCGCCTTCGCCGTCGAACTGCTTCGCCGCGACCCCGGCTGCCGAGGGGAGGCCCTGACGCTCGCCTTCGAGCTGGCCCTGGAAGCCGACGACCGCCCCTACGCGTGGCTCCGCGCGATCGTCGCCCGCCGCGGCCTCGTCGACTGGGCCGCCTCGGTCCTGGGTCGCGCCATCGTTCCCGGCGACGACGCTCCGGAGATCCTCCGCAAGCTTGCCGCTGACGTCGAACCCGAGACGACCTCGCCCCCCTCCGTCCAGCCCACAGGCTCGCTCTACTGGACCCGCCGCCGCTGA